In one Geitlerinema sp. PCC 9228 genomic region, the following are encoded:
- the ndk gene encoding nucleoside-diphosphate kinase: MERTFIAIKPDGVQRGLVGEIIRRFENKGFTLVGMKFVTVSRELAEQHYDVHKDKPFFSSLVSFITSGPVVAMVWEGKDVIASARKIIGATKPNEADPGTIRGDFGIDIGRNLIHGSDAEDTAKKEIDLWFQPQELVSWEPSMTQWLYE, from the coding sequence ATGGAACGCACATTTATTGCCATTAAACCCGACGGCGTACAACGGGGTTTGGTCGGTGAAATTATTCGCCGCTTTGAAAACAAGGGATTTACCTTAGTTGGGATGAAGTTCGTTACTGTCAGCCGCGAACTGGCAGAACAACATTACGACGTTCACAAAGACAAACCGTTTTTCTCTAGCTTGGTTTCGTTTATCACTTCGGGTCCAGTGGTAGCTATGGTTTGGGAAGGCAAAGATGTTATTGCCTCGGCGCGGAAAATTATTGGTGCCACCAAACCCAACGAAGCCGACCCGGGAACCATTCGCGGCGATTTTGGCATCGATATCGGTCGCAACCTCATCCACGGTTCCGATGCGGAAGATACGGCGAAAAAAGAAATCGATCTTTGGTTTCAACCGCAAGAGTTGGTTAGTTGGGAACCCAGTATGACCCAGTGGCTGTACGAATAA